The following are from one region of the Cytobacillus firmus genome:
- a CDS encoding YpbF family protein → MESPIRMLDERTDQATRKMLEKVVERKQKFDRFKSWHLIAMWATVFISFLFFFYLYKSVMQPYSYSFASMFSAFVKQSANFYLLVFTVGVYGFMNLLREKRDKAEKEFHALRCEIIDKSKDLWKKEDEWKNRHNVFEMMKKNYDINLYHENK, encoded by the coding sequence TTGGAATCGCCGATTAGAATGCTTGACGAACGTACAGACCAGGCAACAAGAAAAATGCTTGAGAAAGTTGTGGAGAGAAAACAAAAGTTTGATCGATTCAAGTCCTGGCATTTAATTGCCATGTGGGCGACCGTTTTTATATCCTTTTTATTCTTTTTTTATCTTTATAAAAGTGTTATGCAGCCTTACTCTTACTCGTTTGCATCAATGTTTTCGGCTTTTGTCAAACAGTCTGCTAATTTCTATTTACTTGTTTTTACGGTTGGCGTTTATGGGTTTATGAATCTTCTGAGAGAAAAAAGAGATAAAGCAGAAAAAGAATTTCATGCACTAAGGTGTGAAATAATTGATAAGAGTAAAGATCTCTGGAAAAAAGAAGATGAATGGAAAAATCGCCATAACGTTTTCGAAATGATGAAAAAAAATTATGATATTAACCTTTATCATGAGAACAAATGA